Proteins from a single region of Papaver somniferum cultivar HN1 unplaced genomic scaffold, ASM357369v1 unplaced-scaffold_79, whole genome shotgun sequence:
- the LOC113344543 gene encoding thylakoid lumenal 15 kDa protein 1, chloroplastic-like, translating to MTRTEFTLKLKKLNKGKTMAILSISTIFCSKSHPHKLNSTKQYLPKQLKPAPAQLQPLHRRIEAHVDIVTDSLAKASLAALLSTSLFFCIDPALAFRGGGPYGIEVTRGQDLTGKDFSGKSLIKQDFKTSILRQVNFKGAKLLGASFFDADLTGADLSDADLRGADFSLANVTKANLTNANLEGASVTGNTSFKGTLITGADFTDVQLREDQRELLCKTADGVNPTTGNPTRETLLCK from the exons ATGACTAGGACAGAATTCACTCTCAAACTGAAAAAACTCAACAAAGGAAAAACAATGGCTATTCTCAGCATCTCTACAATATTCTGCTCTAAATCTCATCCTCACAAGTTAAATTCAACAAAACAATATCTTCCCAAACAACTTAAACCAGCACCAGCGCAATTACAACCACTACACAGAAGAATAGAAGCTCATGTAGACATAGTAACTGATTCTCTCGCTAAGGCAAGCCTTGCAGCTTTACTGTCTACTTCTCTCTTCTTCTGCATTGATCCGGCTCTCGCCTTCAGGGGCGGAGGTCCCTACGGTATTGAGGTAACTAGGGGTCAAGATTTAACCGGGAAGGATTTCAGCGGGAAGTCATTGATCAAACAAGATTTTAAAACG TCAATACTGAGACAAGTGAATTTCAAAGGTGCAAAATTGCTGGGCGCCAGCTTCTTCGATGCGGACTTAACAG GAGCTGATTTATCGGACGCTGATCTAAGAGGAGCAGACTTTTCCCTTGCAAATGTAACAAAG GCGAATTTGACTAATGCAAATCTGGAGGGTGCATCTGTGACTGGCAACACATCCTTTAAGGGGACTCTTATTACTGGGGCTG ATTTCACAGACGTGCAGTTGAGAGAAGACCAGAGGGAACTCCTTTGCAAAACTGCTGATGG GGTGAATCCAACAACCGGTAACCCTACAAGAGAGACATTGCTTTGCAAGTGA
- the LOC113344535 gene encoding ethylene receptor 2-like isoform X1, which produces MMLCSCYDEGDAVVGMWTLDDIHHLQKVSDLLIATAYFSIPLELFYFVSCSIIFPFKWILTQFGAFIILCGLTHFITVFTYDPHSYKLMLSLTILKSLTALVSCITSITFVTLIPMLLKVMIREGLLIKKTEELDREMVLIKRKEETSYYVRMLTREIRRSLDRHTILYTTLVELSKCLFLENSVVLMPDEVNFLMNFTHELRRRDGFVSVRMDDPEVVEIVRESGVRILGSGSRLSGLVGRGSGVAIRMPLLKISSFNGGTPKTIEACCYAVLVLVLPVEVNRCWNSQELEIVEVVADQVAVALSHAAVLEESLLIKEQLVEQNIALRKARKMALMANEAKCSFRSVMSREMISPARSIASVLSVLQLENFKSEEQKRMVDTIAKGGLLISAIVEDATGVSGLSDSRLELKSRNFSLYSMLKEAASISKLMCACKKSDFEIIVSELVPDRVIGDETRILQAILYMVGKILGAGDCDIVVLHIYAEKDLQDGLDPRYFGWKQDPVPKFTYLHFEVCRRDLRETGGSSLWIRNGNEHYDGNPDGGRVTQFNICEKLAELMQGSVSVNHSPYSLGETMNFRIRLQLQRSEEGLIDPMCKDPETARSVLKGMNTLLLDRDGFNQSITKKLLAKLECHVTVVSSWYQCAQSLLQDGNTYHLLLLDIGMLKEEGHRVFDTLGRLSTRPVVIAMTALKSDKVTRDWCIQNGINGVICKPVILQEMEDELRRIFQLARKTRSPPFTL; this is translated from the exons ATGATGTTGTGTTCTTGTTATGATGAAGGAGACGCTGTTGTTGGAATGTGGACATTAGATGATATTCATCATCTGCAGAAAGTAAGTGACTTACTGATTGCAACAGCTTACTTCTCAATTCCATTAGAGTTGTTCTACTTTGTGAGTTGTTCGATCATATTCCCATTCAAATGGATCTTAACTCAGTTTGGTGCTTTTATAATATTATGTGGTTTAACTCATTTCATAACTGTTTTCACTTATGATCCACACAGTTATAAACTCATGTTGTCTTTGACAATCCTCAAGTCATTAACAGCTCTTGTTTCTTGTATTACTTCGATTACTTTTGTCACGTTGATTCCAATGTTGTTAAAAGTTATGATTAGAGAGGGCTTGTTGATTAAGAAAACTGAAGAACTTGATAGAGAAATggtgttgattaagagaaaggaagagactaGTTATTATGTTCGAATGTTGACTCGAGAGATTAGGAGGTCTCTTGATCGCCATACGATTTTGTACACGACTCTTGTGGAGTTGTCCAAGTGTTTGTTCTTGGAGAATTCTGTGGTTTTGATGCCGGATGAGGTTAATTTTCTGATGAATTTTACTCATGAGTTGAGGAGAAGAGATGGGTTTGTTTCGGTTAGAATGGATGATCCGGAGGTGGTAGAGATTGTGCGGGAAAGTGGAGTAAGAATTTTGGGGTCTGGGTCTAGGTTGAGTGGATTAGTGGGGAGAGGGTCTGGAGTTGCGATTCGAATGCCGTTGCTTAAGATTTCGAGTTTTAATGGTGGTACGCCAAAGACGATCGAGGCGTGTTGTTATGCGGTGTTGGTTTTGGTGCTTCCTGTTGAGGTAAACAGGTGTTGGAATTCTCAAGAGCTTGAGATTGTGGAGGTTGTGGCGGATCAAGTGGCTGTCGCGTTATCGCATGCAGCTGTTTTGGAGGAATCTTTGCTGATCAAAGAGCAACTTGTGGAACAGAATATTGCTTTGCGGAAAGCTAGAAAGATGGCTTTGATGGCAAATGAAGCAAAGTGTTCGTTTCGGAGTGTGATGAGTAGAGAAATGATTTCGCCTGCACGGTCTATAGCTTCGGTTCTGTCAGTTTTGCAGCTTGAGAATTTTAAATCAGAGGAACAAAAAAGGATGGTTGACACAATTGCAAAAGGGGGACTTCTTATTTCGGCTATTGTTGAAGATGCAACTGGGGTTTCGGGGTTAAGTGATAGTAGATTGGAGCTCAAATCGCGGAATTTTAGTCTTTACTCTATGTTGAAAGAAGCTGCAAGCATATCAAAGCTTATGTGTGCTTGCAAGAAGTCAGATTTTGAAATTATAGTCTCTGAACTAGTTCCTGACAGAGTCATTGGGGATGAAACGCGAATTCTTCAAGCCATTCTGTATATGGTTGGGAAAATTCTGGGTGCTGGAGACTGTGACATTGTAGTTCTCCATATTTATGCTGAGAAAGATTTACAGGATGGTTTGGATCCTAGGTACTTTGGTTGGAAGCAAGATCCGGTTCCCAAATTCACTTACTTACATTTTGAAGTGTGCAGAAGGGATTTGAGAGAAACTGGTGGTTCAAGTCTATGGATACGGAATGGGAATGAGCATTATGATGGTAATCCAGATGGCGGTCGAGTGACTCAGTTCAATATTTGCGAAAAACTGGCTGAG CTAATGCAGGGATCTGTATCTGTTAACCATTCACCTTACAGCCTCGGCGAAACCATGAACTTTAGAATCAGACTACAGCTTCAAAGATCAGAAGAAGGTCTTATTGACCCAATGTGCAAGGATCCTGAAACCGCGCGATCAGTTTTGAAAGGAATGAATACCCTCCTCTTAGATCGAGATGGTTTTAACCAATCCATCACCAAAAAACTTCTTGCAAAACTAGAATGCCATGTCACTGTTGTCAGCTCTTGGTATCAATGTGCACAATCCCTTCTCCAAGATGGTAATACCTATCACCTGTTACTACTAGACATAGGTATGCTTAAAGAAGAGGGACACCGGGTGTTCGATACGCTTGGAAGATTGAGTACCCGTCCTGTGGTTATCGCAATGACAGCATTGAAATCTGACAAAGTAACCCGTGACTGGTGTATTCAGAATGGGATCAATGGTGTTATATGCAAACCAGTTATACTGCAGGAGATGGAAGACGAGTTGCGCAGAATATTTCAACTTGCAAGAAAGACACGTTCGCCTCCCTTCACACTGTAA
- the LOC113344670 gene encoding serine/arginine repetitive matrix protein 1-like encodes MSGGFFRGTSADQDTRFSNKQAKLLKSQKFAPELDHLVDIRKVKMDVVKPWIATRVTEFLGFEDEVLINFIYGLLDGKEINGKEVQIQLTGFMEKNTGKFMKELWNLLRSAEQNASGVPQQFLDAKEEEIKKKKEEADRITLEIQKKRDIEQEKAKEMDGEVDKTRSQSDGFHSLPKRLPPVGEEDIASEERNGSRGNNRLSRSPHSAQRGLSPKFGRKQSRSISRSPPRRRSISPDRRYRSPIKRSISPRRRPSPRRHRSPLRRRSPYSRRRSTSRSWRRSRSPARRRSPSPARRRSPSPARRRSPSPARRRSPSPARRRSPSPVRRRSPIPVRRRSPSPVRRRSPPPMRRRSPSPRRRRSPSPFQRRSRRRSPTPRRRSPSPFRRRSPSPLGSISPPHRSPSPISPKESRRSPMGSLQQRNRSCSPYRSRSPAYRSRRSLSRDREIQTNGVGSKTNRDDYPSQRVRGRRSPVRHTPEREEVKLSDQEHKALDPVSRRPQVSLRSPQREPRKQSGGQRKAPVRLHSPEKSPSGSESPPPKRKVISGDDKRTFSPSESPLRVKREQRNRAESASPVRQIRDHGARHRGSPETSGDEDTSHARRNARLSPRKRTRLSPAAASKNMHDEEYSPEDSARDQPGDARSRHADNVESRKKDRDFKSEKASVIAERPGRNTQNISSHSSDVVDYGHGRVEDEKSKLDVIPDEQTGSKKRSRSSNLEGDEQGDKLEALQKPTKRVDHQIATSDSDSEENEKYRIGGVDKRKEKESERHQMASGDDASDDSQIDTKKDAKRRRKEEKKLRKEEKRRRREERHRKKEERRAGRLKSKSKDTVPSDTKKTQKFGDDNVALRRESHLSVTEEDIDPKQHEIELRKRALESLRAKKAVNP; translated from the exons atGTCAGGCGGTTTCTTTAGG GGGACGTCAGCTGATCAAGATACTCGATTCTCTAATAAACAAGCTAAATTACTTAAATCGCAGAAATTCGCTCCCGAATTGGATCATCTG GTGGACAttaggaaagtgaagatggaTGTTGTTAAACCATGGATTGCTACGCGTGTAACGGAGTTTCTTGGTTTTGAAGATGAAGTTTTGATTAACTTTATATATGGACTTCTAGATGGAAAG GAAATTAATGGGAAGGAGGTACAAATCCAGCTTACTGGGTTTATGGAGAAAAACACTGGGAAGTTTATGAAAGAACTGTGGAATCTACTTCGTAGTGCTGAGCAGAATGCTAGTGGTGTACCTCAGCAGTTCTTGGATGCTAAAGAAGaggaaattaagaagaaaaag GAAGAAGCAGATCGGATTACACTTGAGATTCAAAAGAAGAGGGACATTGAGCAAGAGAAGGCTAAGGAGATG GATGGCGAGGTTGATAAAACGAGGTCTCAGAGTGACGGTTTTCATTCCCTTCCGAAGCGTTTGCCGCCCGTAGGCGAAGAGGATATAGCATCTGAAGAAAGGAACGGTTCGAGAGGAAACAACAG GCTCTCTAGATCTCCACATTCAGCTCAACGTGGCCTTTCACCTAAAtt TGGTAGGAAGCAATCGAGGAGCATTTCTAGATCCCCTCCACGCAGGCGCTCTATTTCTCCTGATAGGCGATATCGTTCTCCAATTAAACGTTCCATATCTCCTCGTCGCAGGCCGTCACCACGGAGACATCGATCCCCTCTGAGACGGCGATCTCCTTACTCAAGACGTAGATCGACATCACGTTCATGGCGCAGATCTCGCTCCCCTGCTCGGCGCAGATCTCCCTCCCCTGCTCGGCGCAGATCTCCCTCCCCTGCTCGGCGCAGATCTCCCTCCCCTGCTCGGCGCAGATCTCCCTCCCCTGCTCGACGCAGATCCCCTTCTCCTGTGAGACGCAGATCCCCCATTCCTGTGCGTCGTAGATCGCCATCTCCTGTGCGACGTCGTTCTCCACCTCCAATGCGCCGGAGGTCCCCTTCACCTCGCCGGCGCAGATCTCCATCACCTTTTCAAAGAAGATCTCGTAGAAGATCACCAACTCCTCGACGCAGATCCCCTTCTCCCTTTCGGCGTAGGTCACCATCTCCTTTAGGAAGCATATCACCTCCTCATAGGTCACCATCTCCAATATCACCTAAAGAGAGCAGAAGATCACCAATGggatctctccaacaaagaaacag GAGTTGTAGTCCATATAGAAGCAGGAGTCCTGCATATCGAAGTCGTAGGAGCTTGAGCAGGGATCGTGAGATTCAAACTAATGGCGTGGGTTCTAAAACAAATCGAGATGATTATCCATCTCAAAG GGTTCGTGGGAGAAGGTCACCAGTTCGGCATACCCCTGAGAGGGAGGAGGTTAAATTGTCTGATCAGGAGCACAAGGCATTGGATCCTGTGTCACGTAGACCACAAGTTTCTTTGAGGTCACCACAGAGGGAACCAAGAAAGCAAAGTGGTGGTCAGCGCAAGGCACCTGTTCGGTTGCATTCACCGGAAAAATCTCCGAGTGGGTCAGAGTCCCCACCGCCTAAGAGGAAAGTGATTTCTGGGGATGACAAGAG GACCTTTAGTCCATCAGAGAGTCCTCTCAGGGTAAAACGAGAACAGAGAAATCGTGCTGAAAGTGCAAGTCCTGTGAGGCAGATAAGAGATCACGGTGCTCGTCACCGTGGTAGTCCAGAAACTAGTGGCGATGAAGATACGAGTCATGCCAG gAGGAATGCACGTCTTTCTCCTCGAAAAAGAACCAGGCTTTCGCCTGCAGCTGCTTCAAAGAACATGCATGACGAAGAGTATTCTCCTGAAGATTCTGCTCGAGATCAGCCTGGTGATGCACGGAGTCGTCATGCAGATAATGTAGAATCTAGAAAGAAGGATCGTGATTTTAAGAG TGAGAAAGCTTCTGTGATTGCTGAACGTCCTGGAAGGAATACTCAAAATATATCATCACACAGTTCAGACGTAGTTGACTATGGGCATGGAAGGGTTGAGGATGAAAAGTCTAAGTTGGATGTCATCCCTGATGAACAAACGGGTAGCAAGAAGCGGTCTCGCTCAAGCAATTTGGAAGGCGATGAACAAGGTGACAAACTAGAAGCTTTGCAGAAACCAACAAAAAGGGTTGACCATCAGATAGCCACATCTGATTCTGATTCCGAGGAAAATGAGAAGTATAGGATAGGTGGAGTTGACaagagaaaagagaaggaatCAGAGAGGCATCAAATGGCTTCTGGTGATGATGCCAGTGATGATTCTCAAATCGATACCAAGAAGGATGCaaagagaagaaggaaagaagaaaagaagttgcGGAAAGAAGAGAAGCGCAGGCGTCGTGAAGAGCGCCACCGGAAAAAGGAAGAACGTCGTGCAGGCAGGCTAAAATCCAAGTCTAAGGATACAGTGCCTTCAGATACAAAGAAAACCCAGAAGTTTGGTGATGATAATGTTGCTTTGAGGAGGGAGTCTCATCTAAGTGTCACTGAAGAAGATATTGATCCAAAGCAACATGAAATTGAGCTGCGAAAGAGGGCTCTTGAGTCGCTCAGAGCAAAGAAAGCCGTCAACCCCTAA
- the LOC113344535 gene encoding ethylene receptor 2-like isoform X2: MIFIICRNYKLMLSLTILKSLTALVSCITSITFVTLIPMLLKVMIREGLLIKKTEELDREMVLIKRKEETSYYVRMLTREIRRSLDRHTILYTTLVELSKCLFLENSVVLMPDEVNFLMNFTHELRRRDGFVSVRMDDPEVVEIVRESGVRILGSGSRLSGLVGRGSGVAIRMPLLKISSFNGGTPKTIEACCYAVLVLVLPVEVNRCWNSQELEIVEVVADQVAVALSHAAVLEESLLIKEQLVEQNIALRKARKMALMANEAKCSFRSVMSREMISPARSIASVLSVLQLENFKSEEQKRMVDTIAKGGLLISAIVEDATGVSGLSDSRLELKSRNFSLYSMLKEAASISKLMCACKKSDFEIIVSELVPDRVIGDETRILQAILYMVGKILGAGDCDIVVLHIYAEKDLQDGLDPRYFGWKQDPVPKFTYLHFEVCRRDLRETGGSSLWIRNGNEHYDGNPDGGRVTQFNICEKLAELMQGSVSVNHSPYSLGETMNFRIRLQLQRSEEGLIDPMCKDPETARSVLKGMNTLLLDRDGFNQSITKKLLAKLECHVTVVSSWYQCAQSLLQDGNTYHLLLLDIGMLKEEGHRVFDTLGRLSTRPVVIAMTALKSDKVTRDWCIQNGINGVICKPVILQEMEDELRRIFQLARKTRSPPFTL; encoded by the exons ATGATATTCATCATCTGCAGAAA TTATAAACTCATGTTGTCTTTGACAATCCTCAAGTCATTAACAGCTCTTGTTTCTTGTATTACTTCGATTACTTTTGTCACGTTGATTCCAATGTTGTTAAAAGTTATGATTAGAGAGGGCTTGTTGATTAAGAAAACTGAAGAACTTGATAGAGAAATggtgttgattaagagaaaggaagagactaGTTATTATGTTCGAATGTTGACTCGAGAGATTAGGAGGTCTCTTGATCGCCATACGATTTTGTACACGACTCTTGTGGAGTTGTCCAAGTGTTTGTTCTTGGAGAATTCTGTGGTTTTGATGCCGGATGAGGTTAATTTTCTGATGAATTTTACTCATGAGTTGAGGAGAAGAGATGGGTTTGTTTCGGTTAGAATGGATGATCCGGAGGTGGTAGAGATTGTGCGGGAAAGTGGAGTAAGAATTTTGGGGTCTGGGTCTAGGTTGAGTGGATTAGTGGGGAGAGGGTCTGGAGTTGCGATTCGAATGCCGTTGCTTAAGATTTCGAGTTTTAATGGTGGTACGCCAAAGACGATCGAGGCGTGTTGTTATGCGGTGTTGGTTTTGGTGCTTCCTGTTGAGGTAAACAGGTGTTGGAATTCTCAAGAGCTTGAGATTGTGGAGGTTGTGGCGGATCAAGTGGCTGTCGCGTTATCGCATGCAGCTGTTTTGGAGGAATCTTTGCTGATCAAAGAGCAACTTGTGGAACAGAATATTGCTTTGCGGAAAGCTAGAAAGATGGCTTTGATGGCAAATGAAGCAAAGTGTTCGTTTCGGAGTGTGATGAGTAGAGAAATGATTTCGCCTGCACGGTCTATAGCTTCGGTTCTGTCAGTTTTGCAGCTTGAGAATTTTAAATCAGAGGAACAAAAAAGGATGGTTGACACAATTGCAAAAGGGGGACTTCTTATTTCGGCTATTGTTGAAGATGCAACTGGGGTTTCGGGGTTAAGTGATAGTAGATTGGAGCTCAAATCGCGGAATTTTAGTCTTTACTCTATGTTGAAAGAAGCTGCAAGCATATCAAAGCTTATGTGTGCTTGCAAGAAGTCAGATTTTGAAATTATAGTCTCTGAACTAGTTCCTGACAGAGTCATTGGGGATGAAACGCGAATTCTTCAAGCCATTCTGTATATGGTTGGGAAAATTCTGGGTGCTGGAGACTGTGACATTGTAGTTCTCCATATTTATGCTGAGAAAGATTTACAGGATGGTTTGGATCCTAGGTACTTTGGTTGGAAGCAAGATCCGGTTCCCAAATTCACTTACTTACATTTTGAAGTGTGCAGAAGGGATTTGAGAGAAACTGGTGGTTCAAGTCTATGGATACGGAATGGGAATGAGCATTATGATGGTAATCCAGATGGCGGTCGAGTGACTCAGTTCAATATTTGCGAAAAACTGGCTGAG CTAATGCAGGGATCTGTATCTGTTAACCATTCACCTTACAGCCTCGGCGAAACCATGAACTTTAGAATCAGACTACAGCTTCAAAGATCAGAAGAAGGTCTTATTGACCCAATGTGCAAGGATCCTGAAACCGCGCGATCAGTTTTGAAAGGAATGAATACCCTCCTCTTAGATCGAGATGGTTTTAACCAATCCATCACCAAAAAACTTCTTGCAAAACTAGAATGCCATGTCACTGTTGTCAGCTCTTGGTATCAATGTGCACAATCCCTTCTCCAAGATGGTAATACCTATCACCTGTTACTACTAGACATAGGTATGCTTAAAGAAGAGGGACACCGGGTGTTCGATACGCTTGGAAGATTGAGTACCCGTCCTGTGGTTATCGCAATGACAGCATTGAAATCTGACAAAGTAACCCGTGACTGGTGTATTCAGAATGGGATCAATGGTGTTATATGCAAACCAGTTATACTGCAGGAGATGGAAGACGAGTTGCGCAGAATATTTCAACTTGCAAGAAAGACACGTTCGCCTCCCTTCACACTGTAA
- the LOC113344671 gene encoding protein PLASTID TRANSCRIPTIONALLY ACTIVE 16, chloroplastic-like, whose protein sequence is MAPSLTSNSFLLTTPPRSKQLSARSYRLTVFAKGSGPLSKFSLGKKENGSEDESYKPSNGKKNFFFDLSKINPDMKSLIPVVSKPASGLSFGNSRRKDGNSVFVAGATGQAGVRIAQTLLRKGFTVRAAVPDLGAAQELARLAAAYKIISAEESKRLNAVASTFSDSESIAKAMGNATKVVVTVGPSENGPSAEVTLEDALLVVRASQLAGANHVAIIYDGTTGGASSNNVLNGISSFFNNFFSRAQSLNMTEFVEELVDTNVNYTLIKTKLTEDYSLENSYNVVISNEGTSTSQKSDSKCNVSTSQIASLVADVFTNTAVAENKVVEVSTDPSAALKSTNELFSAIPEDGRRKAKAEALTKAKAEEEAIIAAARASEASEAAKKLTEEVQKLSEQEARASSLAKDAKEKAEAAGASMESFMNKAKGISSGLSWDKLSSQIATAVQNKAEDLNTPVATVRGQAKARNLPAQKAVVKQSKPKAAVASFRQSKPKVEQNEVKKEERKIFGGLFKQETIYMDD, encoded by the exons ATGGCTCCCAGTCTCACTTCAAACTCATTTCTCCTCACTACTCCGCCTCGTTCGAAGCAGCTCTCAGCCAGGAGCTACAGATTGACTGTTTTTGCTAAAGGGTCAGGACCCTTGTCTAAATTCAGCCTCGGCAAAAAAGAGAATGGAAGTGAGGATGAATCTTACAAGCCGAGCAATGGAAAGAAAAATTTCTTTTTCGACCTCAGCAAGATTAATCCGGACATGAAGTCTTTAATTCCAGTTGTGAGCAAGCCAGCTTCAGGTTTGTCATTCGGAAACTCAAGGCGTAAGGATGGTAATTCGGTGTTTGTTGCTGGTGCAACTGGGCAAGCTGGAGTCCGCATTGCACAAACATTATTGCGCAAAGGGTTCACGGTCAGGGCGGCCGTTCCTGATCTTGGTGCAGCTCAAGAACTAGCTCGTTTGGCTGCTGCTTACAAG ATCATCTCCGCTGAGGAATCAAAACGACTCAATGCTGTTGCATCAACCTTTAGTGATTCGGAATCCATTGCAAAGGCTATGGGCAATGCCACCAAAGTTGTAGTCACAGTTGGCCCTTCAGAGAATGGGCCTTCCGCCGAGGTCACCCTCGAAGATGCTCTACTAGTTGTTCGAGCCTCTCAACTAGCTGGTGCTAACCACGTTGCCATAATCTATGACGGGACCACAGGAGGGGCATCTTCCAATAACGTTCTAAATGGCATATCTTCGTTCTTCAACAATTTTTTCTCGAGAGCTCAATCATTAAACATGACAGAGTTTGTGGAGGAGTTGGTGGATACAAATGTGAACTACACCCTCATAAAGACCAAACTGACAGAAGATTACTCTCTGGAGAATTCTTATAATGTCGTTATATCAAACGAAGGAACCTCTACCAGTCAGAAGAGCGACAGCAAATGTAAT GTATCTACGAGCCAGATTGCATCCTTGGTGGCTGATGTTTTCACAAATACAGCTGTAGCAGAAAATAAG GTGGTTGAAGTTTCTACAGACCCCTCGGCAGCATTGAAGTCCACAAACGAACTCTTCAG TGCTATTCCTGAGGATGGAAGGAGAAAAGCGAAAGCAGAAGCATTAACTAAGGCAAAAGCAGAGGAAGAAGCAATAATAGCTGCTGCGAGAGCTAGTGAAGCATCTGAGGCTGCTAAGAAACTTACAGAAGAAGTGCAGAAGCTATCAGAGCAAGAAGCTCGAGCGTCAAGTCTTGCCAAAGATGCCAAAGAAAAAGCTGAGGCTGCAGGGGCTTCAATGGAAAGCTTTATGAATAAAGCAAAAGGCATTAGTTCAGGTTTGTCATGGGACAAATTGAGTTCACAAATTGCAACTGCTGTTCAAAATAAGGCCGAGGACTTAAACACCCCGGTCGCTACTGTACGGGGCCAAGCCAAGGCTCGAAACTTACCAGCTCAAAAAGCTGTTGTCAaacaatcaaaaccaaaagcaGCAGTGGCATCATTTAGGCAATCGAAGCCAAAAGTGgaacaaaatgaagttaaaaagGAGGAGAGGAAGATTTTTGGAGGCTTGTTCAAGCAAGAAACAATCTACATGGACGACTGA
- the LOC113344673 gene encoding AT-hook motif nuclear-localized protein 23-like: MQEIVEGGGEGSSGGGGGRRSRGRPLGSKNKTKPACKIIPSESDATNGMRSHILEVTNGNDVFKSIARYSLQRQCGVCVLGGSGVVSNVSLHQPTASPEGVVTLRGRFELLSLSGTFLPPPLPQGSTGLAVYLSGGQGQVVGGKVVGELIASGPVLVIAATFQNAMYERLQPDEEENVVYHHDLLQPTTAYSGGSREDLETQLPQSSVVNSGNTSGLSAPRRAHDLVGNVGEMSHNMYWGSPPPP; this comes from the coding sequence ATGCAAGAAATCGTGGAAGGAGGTGGAGAAGGAAgtagtggcggtggtggtggacgtAGAAGCCGTGGCCGTCCACTTGGATCAAAGAACAAAACGAAGCCTGCCTGCAAAATCATTCCTAGTGAAAGCGACGCAACAAACGGCATGAGAAGTCATATCTTAGAGGTTACAAACGGGAATGACGTTTTCAAGAGCATTGCAAGATATTCTCTGCAGCGGCAATGTGGTGTTTGTGTTTTAGGCGGAAGTGGTGTTGTCAGCAACGTTAGTCTCCATCAACCAACGGCGTCACCTGAAGGTGTTGTTACACTTCGTGGGAGATTCGAGCTTTTATCACTATCAGGTACTTTTCTTCCACCACCGTTGCCACAAGGTTCGACGGGTTTGGCCGTGTATTTATCAGGTGGGCAAGGACAGGTGGTGGGTGGGAAGGTTGTTGGAGAGTTGATAGCATCTGGACCGGTATTGGTGATTGCAGCAACGTTTCAGAACGCGATGTATGAGAGGTTGcaaccggatgaagaagaaaacgTTGTTTATCATCATGATTTGCTGCAGCCAACAACAGCTTATAGTGGTGGCAGCAGAGAAGATTTGGAAACACAGTTACCGCAATCTTCTGTGGTAAACTCTGGAAATACTAGTGGTCTATCTGCACCTCGGCGAGCTCATGATCTGGTTGGTAATGTTGGTGAAATGTCACACAACATGTATTGGGGTTCTCCTCCACCTCCCTAG